From Cydia splendana chromosome 12, ilCydSple1.2, whole genome shotgun sequence, a single genomic window includes:
- the LOC134795559 gene encoding uncharacterized protein LOC134795559 yields the protein MLKLVVLSCLMAAASAALLTPFAPFAPLAYSGAVVAPFYGNNYRGPLSLAPGQPANILAADGRPLDTLDVNLDRSAHLTAKALDGVHLLKKRSAPVIAPLGGIAYAGTPVITNAAPLAYSAPIIAPYQTPLTYTAGNYAHYL from the coding sequence ATGCTGAAGCTGGTGGTGTTGTCCTGCTTGATGGCGGCGGCGTCCGCGGCGCTGCTGACGCCCTTCGCCCCGTTCGCTCCGCTGGCATACAGCGGCGCGGTCGTTGCACCCTTTTACGGCAATAACTACCGCGGCCCGCTGTCCCTGGCGCCCGGCCAGCCCGCCAACATCCTCGCCGCGGACGGCAGGCCCCTCGACACCCTGGACGTGAACCTGGACCGCTCCGCGCACCTCACCGCCAAGGCCCTTGACGGAGTGCACCTGCTCAAGAAGCGCTCCGCCCCTGTTATCGCTCCCCTCGGCGGCATCGCCTACGCCGGCACTCCGGTCATCACCAACGCTGCACCCCTCGCCTACTCCGCGCCCATTATCGCGCCTTACCAGACTCCTCTAACTTACACCGCCGGAAACTACGCTCACTACCTGTAA
- the LOC134795550 gene encoding uncharacterized protein LOC134795550: protein MQQSLAVLKTTQTTMFKLVVLSCVVALAAANPSVLGPWGLGLAGPLAAPAALAPLGLGLGHGLGLGHGAIWGAPALAAYNYRGPLSLAPGQPANIVAADGRPLDTLSVNLDRAAHLTARAVDHAGLHLLKKRSAILPVGAPLAVSHAARIDLPAARLVGAGHGLGWPAVGALGVHGVAAPWGVAAPWGVGPLGHAGALGHLW from the coding sequence ATGCAACAGTCTCTCGCAGTACTGAAAACAACACAGACCACAATGTTCAAGCTGGTGGTGTTGTCTTGTGTGGTGGCGCTGGCGGCGGCCAACCCTAGTGTGCTCGGTCCTTGGGGCTTGGGGCTGGCGGGTCCCctggcggcgccggcggcgctgGCTCCTCTCGGCCTGGGTCTGGGCCACGGTTTGGGTCTGGGCCATGGGGCTATCTGGGGCGCGCCTGCACTCGCGGCCTACAACTACAGAGGCCCGCTGTCCCTCGCGCCCGGCCAGCCCGCCAACATCGTGGCTGCTGACGGAAGGCCCTTGGATACTCTGAGCGTGAACTTGGACCGTGCCGCGCACCTCACTGCGAGGGCTGTTGATCACGCCGGCCTGCACCTGCTGAAGAAGCGCTCCGCTATCTTGCCGGTGGGCGCTCCCCTGGCCGTGTCCCACGCTGCCCGCATCGACCTGCCGGCCGCGCGCCTCGTGGGCGCCGGGCACGGGCTCGGCTGGCCCGCTGTTGGCGCGCTCGGTGTGCACGGCGTTGCGGCTCCCTGGGGCGTAGCCGCTCCCTGGGGCGTAGGTCCTCTAGGACACGCTGGCGCTTTGGGACACCTTTGGTGA
- the LOC134795574 gene encoding uncharacterized protein LOC134795574 gives MLKLVVLSCLMAAASAALLTPFAPFAPLAYSGAVVAPLYGSNYRGPLSLAPGQPANILAADGRPLDTLDVNLDRSAHLTAKALDGVHLLKKRSAPVIAPLGGIAYAGTPVITHAAPLAYSAPIIAPYNYRGPLSLAPGQPANILAADGRPLDTLDVNLDRSAHLTAKALDGVHLLKKRSAPLIAPLGRIAYAGAPLITHAAPLAYSAPIVAPYHTPLIHNAGHYAQYL, from the exons ATGCTGAAGCTGGTGGTGTTGTCCTGCTTGATGGCGGCGGCGTCCGCGGCGCTGCTGACGCCCTTCGCCCCGTTCGCTCCGCTGGCGTACAGCGGCGCGGTCGTCGCGCCCTTGTACGGCAGCAACTACCGCGGCCCGCTGTCGCTGGCGCCCGGCCAGCCCGCCAACATCCTCGCCGCGGACGGCAGGCCCCTCGACACCCTGGACGTCAACCTGGACCGCTCCGCACACCTCACCGCCAAGGCCCTCGACGGCGTGCACCTGCTCAAGAAGCGCTCCGCCCCTGTTATCGCTCCCCTCGGCGGCATCGCCTACGCCGGCACTCCGGTCATCACCCACGCTGCACCCCTCGCCTACTCAGCGCCCATTATCGCGCCTTA CAACTACCGCGGCCCGCTGTCCCTGGCGCCCGGCCAGCCCGCCAACATCCTCGCCGCGGACGGCAGGCCCCTCGACACCCTGGACGTCAACCTGGACCGCTCCGCGCACCTCACCGCCAAGGCCCTCGACGGCGTGCACCTGCTCAAGAAGCGCTCCGCCCCGTTGATCGCCCCTCTGGGCCGCATCGCCTACGCCGGCGCCCCGCTCATCACCCACGCTGCGCCCCTCGCGTACTCCGCGCCCATCGTTGCACCTTACCACACTCCTCTTATTCACAACGCCGGACACTATGCCCAATATCTGTAA